A genomic region of [Eubacterium] eligens ATCC 27750 contains the following coding sequences:
- a CDS encoding DAK2 domain-containing protein translates to MATNTIDAALVQKMFLAGAKNLESKKEWINDLNVFPVPDGDTGTNMTLTIMSAAKEVSAIANPNMENLSKAISSGSLRGARGNSGVILSQLLRGFTKEMKGVSEITVETLALATSRATETAYKAVMKPKEGTILTVAKGISDKAAEIASQTDDIEEAMRIIIEHAEYVLSKTPDMLPVLKEAGVVDSGGQGLVVVLKGMYDALTGKVTDFSITESKPSTEQTVPGSGKGAAVENVDIKFGYCTEFIIMLDKEFDEKTEADFKAFLTSIGDSIVCVALDDIVKVHVHTNHPGQAFEKALEYGQLTKMKVDNMREEHNQKVVAQSELQAAAAKQAMEKNSEAEQKKAEPAKDFGFITIAPGSGIAEIFKGLGVDEVIEGGQTMNPSTEDILNAADKINAKTIYVLPNNSNIILAANQAASIVEDKELIVIPTKTVPQGITAMINFETTRSAKDNGDAMTDSLSTVKSGQLTYAVRDTSIDGKEIKKDNYLGLGDKGLAAVGTDMDETLLEMIESMMSDEAELISVYYGADIEEAAAEAVVSKIEEKFPDVDVELQFGGQPVYYYIVSVE, encoded by the coding sequence GTGGCAACTAATACAATAGATGCAGCACTTGTGCAGAAGATGTTTCTTGCAGGAGCTAAAAACCTTGAGTCTAAGAAAGAATGGATTAATGACCTTAATGTTTTCCCTGTACCTGATGGTGATACAGGTACTAACATGACTCTTACAATCATGTCAGCAGCTAAGGAAGTGAGTGCTATTGCTAATCCTAATATGGAGAATCTTTCTAAGGCTATTTCATCAGGCTCTTTAAGAGGAGCAAGAGGTAACTCTGGTGTTATCTTATCACAGCTTTTAAGAGGCTTTACTAAAGAGATGAAGGGCGTTTCTGAGATTACTGTTGAGACACTTGCGCTTGCAACAAGCAGAGCTACAGAGACAGCTTATAAGGCAGTTATGAAGCCTAAGGAAGGAACAATCCTTACTGTTGCTAAGGGGATTTCTGATAAGGCTGCTGAGATTGCATCGCAGACAGATGATATTGAAGAGGCTATGCGTATAATTATTGAACATGCTGAATATGTACTTTCTAAGACACCTGATATGCTTCCTGTTCTTAAAGAAGCAGGAGTTGTGGACTCAGGCGGACAGGGACTTGTTGTTGTTCTTAAGGGAATGTATGATGCACTTACAGGAAAGGTTACAGATTTTTCTATAACAGAGAGTAAGCCATCCACTGAACAGACAGTTCCAGGCTCAGGAAAGGGAGCTGCTGTAGAGAATGTAGATATAAAGTTCGGTTATTGCACCGAGTTCATAATTATGCTTGATAAGGAATTTGATGAGAAGACTGAAGCAGACTTCAAAGCATTCCTTACATCGATAGGTGATTCTATAGTATGTGTTGCTCTTGATGATATTGTTAAGGTTCATGTGCATACTAACCATCCAGGTCAGGCATTTGAGAAGGCCTTGGAATATGGTCAGCTTACTAAGATGAAGGTTGATAATATGCGAGAGGAGCATAACCAGAAGGTTGTTGCACAGTCAGAACTGCAGGCGGCAGCAGCTAAGCAGGCTATGGAGAAAAATTCTGAAGCTGAACAGAAAAAAGCTGAGCCAGCTAAGGATTTTGGATTTATCACAATTGCACCGGGAAGTGGAATCGCAGAGATTTTTAAGGGACTTGGTGTTGATGAAGTTATTGAAGGCGGCCAGACAATGAACCCTTCGACAGAGGATATCCTTAATGCAGCAGATAAGATTAATGCCAAGACAATATATGTTCTTCCTAATAACAGCAATATTATTCTTGCAGCTAACCAGGCAGCATCAATTGTTGAAGACAAGGAACTTATTGTTATCCCTACTAAGACAGTACCACAGGGAATTACAGCTATGATTAACTTTGAGACAACACGCAGTGCTAAGGATAATGGCGATGCGATGACAGACAGTCTTTCAACAGTTAAGTCTGGACAGCTTACTTATGCTGTAAGAGATACATCAATTGACGGCAAGGAGATTAAGAAGGATAATTATCTTGGATTAGGTGATAAGGGACTTGCTGCAGTTGGTACTGATATGGATGAGACTCTTCTTGAGATGATTGAGTCAATGATGTCGGATGAAGCTGAACTTATAAGTGTTTACTATGGAGCTGATATTGAAGAAGCTGCTGCCGAGGCAGTTGTTTCTAAGATTGAAGAAAAGTTTCCTGATGTAGATGTTGAACTTCAGTTTGGTGGACAGCCGGTTTATTATTATATTGTATCTGTTGAGTAA